A region from the Peromyscus leucopus breed LL Stock chromosome 9, UCI_PerLeu_2.1, whole genome shotgun sequence genome encodes:
- the LOC114695965 gene encoding olfactory receptor 6S1 produces MAPCGNHSDGTTEFVLAGFPNLNSTGVELFSTFFLIYLLTLTGNVLIVGVVGADHRLQTPMYFFLGNLSCLEILITSVIIPKMLSNFLSKQHTISFAACIAQFYFYFFLGASEFLLLAVMSVDRYLAICRPLHYPLLMSGAVCFRVASACWVGGLLSVLGPTVMVALLPFCKQGAVIQHFFCDSGPLLHLACTNTTKLEETDFILAFLVIVSSLTITAASYGQIVLAVLRIPSASGRQKAFSTCTSHLMVVTLFYGSAIFLYVRPSQSGSVDTNWSVTVVTTFVTPLLNPFIYALRNDRVKEALKDMLRKVVAEISDNSLLPESPRKKTVS; encoded by the coding sequence ATGGCCCCATGTGGGAACCACAGTGATGGGACCACAGAGTTTGTCCTGGCAGGTTTCCCAAATCTTAACAGCACAGGAGTGGAACTGTTTTCTACGTTCTTTCTTATTTACCTGTTGACTCTAACGGGCAACGTGTTGATTGTGGGGGTGGTAGGAGCTGATCATCGTCTGCAGACGCCCATGTATTTCTTCCTGGGTAACTTGTCCTGCCTAGAGATTCTGATCACCTCTGTCATCATTCCTAAGATGCTGAGCAATTTCCTCTCAAAGCAACACACCATTTCCTTTGCTGCATGCATTgcccagttttatttttacttctttctcgGGGCCTCTGAGTTCCTCCTGCTGGCTGTCATGTCTGTGGACCGCTACCTGGCCATCTGCCGTCCTCTGCACTACCCCTTGCTCATGAGCGGAGCCGTGTGCTTTCGTGTGGCCTCCGCCTGCTGGGTGGGGGGACTCCTCTCCGTGCTTGGCCCCACAGTGATGGTGGCCCTACTTCCTTTCTGCAAACAGGGTGCTGTGATACAGCATTTCTTCTGCGACAGTGGCCCGTTGCTACACCTGGCATGTACCAACACCACGAAACTGGAGGAGACTGACTTTATCCTCGCCTTTCTTGTCATTGTGTCCTCGCTCACGATTACCGCGGCATCCTATGGCCAGATCGTCCTGGCCGTCCTGCGCATTCCTTCCGCGTCAGGCCGGCAGAAAGCCTTCTCCACCTGTACCTCCCACTTGATGGTGGTAACCCTCTTCTATGGGAGTGCCATTTTTCTCTATGTACGGCCATCACAGAGTGGCTCCGTGGACACCAACTGGTCAGTGACGGTGGTAACAACATTTGTGACTCCTCTGCTGAATCCGTTTATCTATGCCTTGCGCAACGATCGAGTCAAGGAAGCATTGAAAGACATGCTCAGAAAGGTAGTAGCAGAGATTTCCGACAACTCTTTGCTTCCGGAAAGTCCAAGGAAGAAGACAGTAAGTTGA